TCATCTTCTCGCATCTGGAGGCCGGCCGGCCTCCGGTGATAAAGGCCCGCCTGGTATCAGTCGGTAGCAAGCGGGTCGGGGGGACGAAAAATCGCCTGTCGGATGAATCCCGCGCCCTGGAGATCCAGGCCCAGCTCCGGAAAGAGTCGCATTCGATTACCGATGTCCAGGTTAAGAAGGCACGCCGCAGCCCCGCACCTCCCTTCATTACAAGCACTCTTCAGCAGGATGCCGCGAGAAAGCTTCGATTCACAGCCAAAAGGACCATGATGATCGCTCAGCAGCTCTACGAGGGCGTGGCCCTCGGAAAAGCCGGTACAACCGGGCTGATTACCTATATGCGCACCGACTCCCTTCGCGTGTCCGACGACGCGATTGAAGGCGCCCGCAGGGAAATAGCCCGCGTCTTCGGTCCGGACTATCTTCCGAAAGTTCCCAGGGCCTACCGCAACAGGAAAGGCGCACAGGATGCCCATGAGGCCATTCGCCCCACCAATCCTGAACTGAGCCCGAAGACCGCGGCGCAATACCTGGATAAGGACCAGGCACGGCTTTACGAACTTATCTTCAAGAGATTTCTGGCCTCCCAGATGGTGGACACAATCCTGGAAAAAACCAGAGTGTCGATCCAGGCCGGACCTTTCGGCCTTCAGGTAGCCGGCCAGGTTACCGTCTTTAAGGGGTTTACGGCCCTGTACGAGGAAGGCAAGGACGATGAAACCAACGGTGGCCCTTCCCTTCCACCGATGAAAAAAGGGCAGGAGCTCACCCTCGTCGATGTTGAAGTCGAGAAGAAGACAACGCAACCGCCTCCAAGATTTATGGAAGCCACACTGATAAAGATCCTCGAGGAAAAGGGTATCGGGCGGCCCAGCACCTACGCCGCCACCCTCGACACCATCCAGAAACGCAATTATGTCATCAAGGAACAGCGGCGATTTTTCCCGACAGCTCTGGGAATGGGGGTCAACGACTATCTCGTCTCGAAATTTCCACGCCTCGTCAACGTAAGTTTCACCGCCGAAATGGAGGATCAGCTCGACAGCATAGCGGGAGGGGACAAAACCTATATCGAAACGCTCACCGAATTTTACGATCCCCTGGAGGAAGAGATTGACATAGCGCTGGAGGATTCAGAAACTTTTATCTGGGGTCTGACCGACAAGCAGTGTCCGAAGTGCCAGAAACCCCTTCAGATAAAGATGAGCGGAAAGACCGGAGAGTTTCTGGCATGCTCCGGATACCCTGAGTGCAAGTTTACCTCCAATTTCGAACGGGCGCCCGATTGCAGCATTGAGTTGGTCCGGGAAAAGGAAGTTGAGGAGCGTTGCCCCCAATGCGACAGCCCCATGGTTCTCAGACAGGGCCGTGGCGGCCCATTTATCGGATGTGTTCGCTATCCCGAATGTCGCGGCACCTTGCCGCTTTCCACCGGGGTACACTGTCCGGAGGAAGGCTGTGGCGGTGAACTGGTTGTTAAAAGAAGCCGTAAGGGCCGAACATTTTACGGCTGCTCGAGTTACCCCGAATGCAAATACGCCCTCTGGGACGAGCCTGTGTCCACCCCATGCCCGGAATGCGGGCATGGGGTCATGACCCGGAAGGTGACCCGCGATGGGGAATTTCTGGTATGCCCGAGAAAAGAATGCAAGCACCGGATGCAGGTGGATGCCTCCGATTAAAGTGATCGGAGGGGGGCTTGCCGGGTGTGAGGCCGCCTGGCAGATTGCGAGCAGAGGAATTCCGGTTCACCTGTACGAAATGCGGCCCCTTCACCGATCCCCCGCTCACAGGACCGGCGACCTCGCGGAACTGGTCTGCAGCAACTCCCTCAAGTCCAACCGTGTCGACAGGGCCGGCGGCCTTCTGAAGGCCGAGCTCAAACTTGCCGGTTCCCTGCTCATCCGGTTGGCTGAAGAAGCTTCCATCCCCGGTGGCTCCTCCCTGTGTGTCGATCGTCTGGAATACGCACGCCTTGTCACAAAATCCATTGAGGACAACGGCAACATCACCGTCTTTCGCGATGAGATAACATCCCTTCCCTCCGACCCCTCCGAAGGCCCTGCCATCATCGCAACGGGACCTTTAACATCCGACGCCCTTGCCGCCGATATCGAGAGGCTCCTGGGTGAGGGCGCTCTGGCATTTTATGACGCCATTTCCCCCACCATAGAAGCGGGTTCCATCGACTGGAAAAAGGTGTTCATCCAGGACCGATACGGGGATCAGGAAACGGGTTCCTATGTCAACTGTCCCCTCCAGAAGGAAGAATACCTGACACTTGTTGAATCCCTCCGCACAGGGGGAACCGTTTCGCCTCACCATTTTGAGGAGGAGAATCTATTTGAGGCGTGCCTTCCCGTGGAGGTTCTCGCGTCACGAGGCGACAGGACTCTGGCGTTCGGCCCCATGAG
This genomic stretch from bacterium BMS3Abin14 harbors:
- the topA gene encoding DNA topoisomerase 1; amino-acid sequence: MTKSLIIVESPTKAKTISRILPKEYEVLSSNGHVIDLPAKELAVDTEKGFTLKNMVIPGKRKILSQISKAAKDADRILLASDPDREGEAIAVMIVRHLKIPEEKVFRVLFHEITKKGILKAIENPGRPDELKFEAQQARRAIDRLVGYKVSPVLWKKIKRGISAGRVQSVALRFVCEREKEICAFSSEDYWLIFSHLEAGRPPVIKARLVSVGSKRVGGTKNRLSDESRALEIQAQLRKESHSITDVQVKKARRSPAPPFITSTLQQDAARKLRFTAKRTMMIAQQLYEGVALGKAGTTGLITYMRTDSLRVSDDAIEGARREIARVFGPDYLPKVPRAYRNRKGAQDAHEAIRPTNPELSPKTAAQYLDKDQARLYELIFKRFLASQMVDTILEKTRVSIQAGPFGLQVAGQVTVFKGFTALYEEGKDDETNGGPSLPPMKKGQELTLVDVEVEKKTTQPPPRFMEATLIKILEEKGIGRPSTYAATLDTIQKRNYVIKEQRRFFPTALGMGVNDYLVSKFPRLVNVSFTAEMEDQLDSIAGGDKTYIETLTEFYDPLEEEIDIALEDSETFIWGLTDKQCPKCQKPLQIKMSGKTGEFLACSGYPECKFTSNFERAPDCSIELVREKEVEERCPQCDSPMVLRQGRGGPFIGCVRYPECRGTLPLSTGVHCPEEGCGGELVVKRSRKGRTFYGCSSYPECKYALWDEPVSTPCPECGHGVMTRKVTRDGEFLVCPRKECKHRMQVDASD
- the trmFO gene encoding methylenetetrahydrofolate--tRNA-(uracil-5-)-methyltransferase TrmFO, coding for MPPIKVIGGGLAGCEAAWQIASRGIPVHLYEMRPLHRSPAHRTGDLAELVCSNSLKSNRVDRAGGLLKAELKLAGSLLIRLAEEASIPGGSSLCVDRLEYARLVTKSIEDNGNITVFRDEITSLPSDPSEGPAIIATGPLTSDALAADIERLLGEGALAFYDAISPTIEAGSIDWKKVFIQDRYGDQETGSYVNCPLQKEEYLTLVESLRTGGTVSPHHFEEENLFEACLPVEVLASRGDRTLAFGPMRPVGLSDPGTGRRPYAVVQLRPENRGRTLFGMVGFQTKLRQPEQERIFRMIPGLERAVFERLGSIHRNTFINAPALLDQFQRACSAPWLSFAGQITGVEGYVESIAGGAMSGIYTAWEILGNTPCPPPEFTMIGALLGRLSSTPRGGFQPVNAQFGLLPPLEGQRLGKAARKEAMAERALKHMRAYLADIPS